The region CTCTACTGCAGACCTCGGCATTCCGTAAACCACACAGGTTTCTTCACTCTCTGCAAAGGTAGATGTCACCCCCGAATCATAGAGTGCTTTCATCATCCGTGCTCCGTCGCTGCCCATCCCCGTCATAATGACGGCATGACGTTCCAGCGAGGTAAGCTGCAATACCGATTCAAACAGTGTATCTACAGAAGGACGATGTCCATTGCGGACCTCTTCCTTAGTAAGCTCTACCATGTATTGGCCGCCAGGCGCAGGTACCACTGTCAGGTGATAGCCGCCGGGGGCAATATACGCCGCTCCCTGCCGGAGAACCATACCGTGTTCCGCTTCAGCGACTTCCAGTGCGCTAAAGGTATTCAGGCGCTGGGCCAGCGACTTGGTGAAGTTAGGCGGCATATGCTGGACAATGACAATCGGTGCCGGGAAGTCGCCAGGGATGTTCTCTAGGAACGCCTTCAGCGCTCTCGGACCTCCGGTTGAGCAGCCTACAGCCACCAGCTTGCGCACGCTCCGGCTTCCGCTTGTCTGGCCTCCTGCTGCTGCAGGAGGCTCCACGAATGAGCCAGCAGCAATTTCAGCAGCCGCCCGTTGTCCAGCCCATCCGCTGCCCTGCGCCTCCTGGTGGGAGCGGCCTTTGAGCCTGTCGGGAGCCGGTTTGGGCACTGCTGGTGCAGGCTTGACCACCCGCTTTGCATTGGGCGGCTCAGTGCGGGCTTCCGGCTTCCGTTTGTCAGCCGGCGGTTCAAGCGGCGCTCTGGCCCTCGGCTTCTCCGTGCCCTGAAGCGGCGCTTTATCCGCCTCCTTCTTGGACGGCTCCAGCTTCCGCCTCACCGGTTCCACAACAGCCCGCGGAGCAGGCAGTTCGGCAGCGGGAGGAGGAGGCTCAGGCAACTTGACGGCGGAAGCGCGGGCTTCACGGCGCTCACGCGCCATCATGGCCTCTTTCATCTGCTCCCGGAGGGATTCTCCGACAGCGATGATATCCTGGGAGTTTGAAATGGACGGCTTTCGGATGAAATCGAAAGCCCCCCACTCCAAGGCCAGAATCGTCTCCTTCATACCCTCTTCATTGATGCCGGACAGCATAATTACCGGGAGCGGACGCTGGGCCATGATACTTTTGAGCGCCTCCAGGCCATTCATCTCAGGCATCTCCACATCCATGGTTACGAGATCCGGACGAAGCTCGTTCACCTTCTCAATCGCCTCGCGTCCGTTGGCAGCTGTCGCTGTGACTTGAAAGTCGGCATCATTCTCTATTAAATCCGAAATGATTTTGCGCATGAATGCAGAATCATCAACAACCAGAACTTTATATGGCCTCATAGCTTTTCCACCTCTGTCCCTCAAATTCAGAACAATTATCTGTTTCGTTTCAACCACTTGCTGATGAATCCCTTGATGCCTTGTACTTTAGCGGTTTCTACTGAATCCACAGCCAGATAGCTCTGCGCAAGCCTCTGCACATCCCTGGCTGCAATACTGTTCGGAAAAGCCACTGAGAATGGAATTTGTTTCTTAACGGCCTGTACTACATGCGGGTCACTGCTGATGTAACCGAGGAAGGGAAGCTCTAGCTGCAGGAAGCGGCTGGCTGCCATCCTAATTTTGTCACTGGTGGCCCGTGCCTCCCGTTCATCCCCTGCCTGATTGACAATCAGCCTGAACGAGACCTCCGGATGACTATTATGAACAACCTTCATCAGTGCATACGCATCTGTAATTGCGGTAGGCTCGGGCGTGGTCACCACCAGGCAGTCGTCGGCAGAAGTGATGAATTTCATCGTTTCCTTGGACAGCCCCGCCCCTGTGTCAAACAGGATAAAATCCATGGTATCGGCAATGCTTGCAATCTGTGTGGTAAAGTAGTTCAGATCCGCCTCAGAGAGTGTGAACAGCTCGTCCATCCCGGAGCCCCCTGCAATGAAGGGTAACGCTTGCGGTCCGAGTTGAATGATCTGTCCGATCTCCGCCTCCCGCTTGAGCAGGTGGTACAGATTGTATCTGGAGGAGACTCCCATAAGGACATCAATATTGGCCATGCCGATATCGGCATCGAACAAAAGCACTCTCCGGCCCATGGCCTTCAGCGCAAGCGCGAAGTTAAGGGTGAAATTCGACTTCCCGACGCCCCCCTTCCCGCTGCATACTGTGATGATCCGGGCGGAGGCACCGCTTCCGGGAGCCTGCCTCGTATCCTGGCTGGAGACCAGCCGCCTTAATGCCTGCGCCTGGTCCATCACCCGCCCCCTGTTCCCAGCAGCATGCCGCCAATCTGCTCCCCAGTGGCCATAAGAAGATCATCCGGAACATTTTGTCCGTTGGTAATATAAGAGAGCTTCAGCGGGTAATCATTCAAGACATTGAACAGCGGGCCATAGCTGCCCGTTTCATCCAGCTTAGTGAATACTACCTTGTCCAGCTGGTATCTGCCGAAGTGCTCTGCAATCTTTTTCATGTCACGACTCTTGGAGGTCAGGCTCAGCACCAGCAGGGTCTCGCTCTTAAGCTCCTTGGCGAGCAGGCTCTGCAGTTCAGCCACCAGGATTTCATTGCGGTAATTCCGTCCGGCAGTATCCATTAACACCAGATCACAGCTCTCCAGCCGGAACATCGCCCGCTGCAGATCACCCGGCGATTGCACAACCTCCAGCGGCATGTTGAGAATGGAGGCGTAGGTTCTAAGCTGTTCAACGGCCGATATCCGGTAAGTATCCGAGGTAATCAGCCCAACCTTACGGCCTTGCTTGAACAGCTGCTCCGCTGCCAGCTTGGCGATCGTTGTCGTCTTGCCGACCCCTGTCGGCCCGGCAATATATACAATCCGCGTATCCGGGGCAATACCGCCGGCAATTCGTCCCGCCAGAAAACCGTCAATCTGCTCTCTAAGCACAGCCTCGAATTGCTCCGGTCCCCAGCTGCTTCCTTCCTCACGGTAACGCTCCAGAACGTATCCGATCCATTCCTCTACGAGAACAGCGTCAGTCTCCTGGTCAATCAGGCGGCTACGTAAGGATTCCAGCGCATCCGGCAGCTCGGCAGCCCCTGAGGAATAACGTGCGATACGTTCCATCCATTGCTTCATATCCCGGATCTCCCGCAGGACATCACTCTCAGTCGCAGAGGCACTCTCAGGTTCAGGCTGTTCTGCCGCAAGCGATTCATAGATGGCTCCAAGCTTCTTCCGGCTCTCCTCCGGCTGCGGTACAGACGGCTGGCCTGCTGCAATATCCTCAGTGCGCATATCCGGCGGATCAGTCTTGGTCAAAGGCGGCATCACAGCGACACCTCCGCCCTGCTCCAGCGGATCAGCCAGTGCTGCGGCAATCTCGGCAAACGACTTGGCGGCTGCCGCCTCCCTTACCGTCACAGACGGCGGGAGAGGAGGAGCAGCGGCTGAGGCAGCCTTCTGATAGGCCTCTGGCACTGCATTTCGCGGTACGTTCATTGGCGGTGCAGGAATCTTCTCCTGCGCAGCCGCCTTTGCCCCGTTCTCCACAGCAGCTACAACCTCGATCTTCTTTTTCGTGAACATGCCCATGAATCCGCCAACCTTTATTTCTTTGGTGCTTAAAATAACGGCATCGCTTCCAAGCTCGCTGCGGATCGAATGCATGGCGTCAGGCATCGTATCGACCACATAACGCTTCACTCTCATAAGTTCACCACCCCGACGCTTTGAATTTCAATGTTTGGCTCCAGCTCGCTGTAGGACAGCACCGGGATATCCTGCATGGTCCGCTCAATCACCTGGCGCAGATACATGCGAATCGTTGGAGAGGTCAGTACAATCGGCTGCTGGCCGGATTGCAGGAGACGGTTGATCTGCTCCGTAAGCCGCTGATAGACGGTTTGGGTAGAGACCGGATCAAGCGCCAAGTAGCTGCCTTGCTCCGTCTGCTGCACGCTCTCGGAAATTTTTTTCTCAAGTCCGGGACCTACGGTAATGACACGCAGGGTCTCTCCCGTCTGAGAGAACTGCTGTGTAATCTGTCTGGAGAGGGATTGCCGCACATATTCAGTCAGAATATCCGGGTCCTTGGTATACGTGCCGTAATCGGCAAGCGTCTCGAAAATGGTGACGAGATCGCGGATGGATATTTTCTCCCGCAGCAGCTTGCCCAGCACCTTCTGAACATCCCCTACAGCAAGAATGGAAGGAATCAGTTCATCCACCAGTACAGGGTAATTCTCCCTGAGATTGTCGACCAGCTGCTTCGTCTCCTGACGGCCCAGCAATTCGTGTCCATACCGTTTGATCAGCTCGGTCAAATGCGTGGCTACAACGGAAGGCGGGTCGACCACGGTATAACCGGATAACTCAGCCCGCTCCTTCACCGACTCATCGATCCATAGGGCAGGCAGCCCGAAGGATGGTTCAATAGTCTCAATCCCGCTAATCGACTCGTCATCATAACCAGGGCTCATGGCAAGATAGTGATTAAGTAATAATTCACCGCCGCCAACGTTATTTCCTTTAATTTTGATGACATATTCATTCGGTTTTAGTTGAATATTGTCGCGTATGCGAATAACCGGCACGACTAGACCCATCTCCAGCGCACATTGCCGTCGAATCATGATGATACGGTCGAGCAGATCGCCGCCCTGTCCCGTATCCGCCAAAGGAATCAGACCATAACCAAATTCGAATTCGATCGGGTCCACCGTAAGCAGATTAATAACACTTTCGGGACTGCGTACCTCTTCGATCTGCTTCTCCTCGACCAGTTGTTCATCGGCAATCTGCTGCCTGCTTG is a window of Paenibacillus sp. FSL H3-0469 DNA encoding:
- a CDS encoding chemotaxis response regulator protein-glutamate methylesterase; the encoded protein is MRPYKVLVVDDSAFMRKIISDLIENDADFQVTATAANGREAIEKVNELRPDLVTMDVEMPEMNGLEALKSIMAQRPLPVIMLSGINEEGMKETILALEWGAFDFIRKPSISNSQDIIAVGESLREQMKEAMMARERREARASAVKLPEPPPPAAELPAPRAVVEPVRRKLEPSKKEADKAPLQGTEKPRARAPLEPPADKRKPEARTEPPNAKRVVKPAPAVPKPAPDRLKGRSHQEAQGSGWAGQRAAAEIAAGSFVEPPAAAGGQTSGSRSVRKLVAVGCSTGGPRALKAFLENIPGDFPAPIVIVQHMPPNFTKSLAQRLNTFSALEVAEAEHGMVLRQGAAYIAPGGYHLTVVPAPGGQYMVELTKEEVRNGHRPSVDTLFESVLQLTSLERHAVIMTGMGSDGARMMKALYDSGVTSTFAESEETCVVYGMPRSAVELKCVRHILPLQEIAPRLVQAVK
- a CDS encoding MinD/ParA family protein, whose protein sequence is MMDQAQALRRLVSSQDTRQAPGSGASARIITVCSGKGGVGKSNFTLNFALALKAMGRRVLLFDADIGMANIDVLMGVSSRYNLYHLLKREAEIGQIIQLGPQALPFIAGGSGMDELFTLSEADLNYFTTQIASIADTMDFILFDTGAGLSKETMKFITSADDCLVVTTPEPTAITDAYALMKVVHNSHPEVSFRLIVNQAGDEREARATSDKIRMAASRFLQLELPFLGYISSDPHVVQAVKKQIPFSVAFPNSIAARDVQRLAQSYLAVDSVETAKVQGIKGFISKWLKRNR
- the flhF gene encoding flagellar biosynthesis protein FlhF, whose translation is MRVKRYVVDTMPDAMHSIRSELGSDAVILSTKEIKVGGFMGMFTKKKIEVVAAVENGAKAAAQEKIPAPPMNVPRNAVPEAYQKAASAAAPPLPPSVTVREAAAAKSFAEIAAALADPLEQGGGVAVMPPLTKTDPPDMRTEDIAAGQPSVPQPEESRKKLGAIYESLAAEQPEPESASATESDVLREIRDMKQWMERIARYSSGAAELPDALESLRSRLIDQETDAVLVEEWIGYVLERYREEGSSWGPEQFEAVLREQIDGFLAGRIAGGIAPDTRIVYIAGPTGVGKTTTIAKLAAEQLFKQGRKVGLITSDTYRISAVEQLRTYASILNMPLEVVQSPGDLQRAMFRLESCDLVLMDTAGRNYRNEILVAELQSLLAKELKSETLLVLSLTSKSRDMKKIAEHFGRYQLDKVVFTKLDETGSYGPLFNVLNDYPLKLSYITNGQNVPDDLLMATGEQIGGMLLGTGGG
- the flhA gene encoding flagellar biosynthesis protein FlhA, which produces MKAKDLTVLLGIIGIVLMMILPIPVWLLDVLLIVNISIALTIILVAMNTRDPLQFSIFPSLLLITTLFRLALNLSTTKLILADGHAGEVVATFGSWIARGQIAIGFIVFLILVVVQFIVITKGSERVAEVGARFTLDAMPGKQMSIDADLNAGMINEQQARERRRNVEREADFFGAMDGASKFVKGDAIASIIILIINLIGGFIIGMTVHGMSFQTALSTYSVLTIGDGLVSQIPALLISTASGLIVTRAASEGNLAEDLTGQLLSYPKLLYIVAATIAFLGFFTPITIMSTLPLAGLMAYAAYSMGQKASRQQIADEQLVEEKQIEEVRSPESVINLLTVDPIEFEFGYGLIPLADTGQGGDLLDRIIMIRRQCALEMGLVVPVIRIRDNIQLKPNEYVIKIKGNNVGGGELLLNHYLAMSPGYDDESISGIETIEPSFGLPALWIDESVKERAELSGYTVVDPPSVVATHLTELIKRYGHELLGRQETKQLVDNLRENYPVLVDELIPSILAVGDVQKVLGKLLREKISIRDLVTIFETLADYGTYTKDPDILTEYVRQSLSRQITQQFSQTGETLRVITVGPGLEKKISESVQQTEQGSYLALDPVSTQTVYQRLTEQINRLLQSGQQPIVLTSPTIRMYLRQVIERTMQDIPVLSYSELEPNIEIQSVGVVNL